A segment of the Georgenia sp. M64 genome:
CGGGCGCGCCCGTCGGGGTGGGCGAAGCCGTCGCGGAAGAGCCGGGGGGTGCCCGCCGAGCCGGCCGGGAAGGGCCAGTACGCGGCGACGCCGGTGTCGAGGAGGGCGTGGTCGAGGCCGGAGTAGTCGGCGGGGCCCCCCGCGGAGGCGCGGGCGAGCTCGGCGAAGACCTCCGCCGGGTCGGCGCTGAACGTGGCGGGCGAGCCGAGGCGGCGGGCGAGGTCGGCGAGCAGGCCCAGCTCGTCGCGCACCCCAACGGGCGGGGGCTGCGCCCGGCGTCGCCGCAGCACCCGGCCCTCGAGGTTGGTCATCGTGCCGTCCTCCTCCGCCCACTGCGCGACCGGCAGGACGACGTCGGCGCGCGCCGCGGTCTCGGAGAGGAAGAGGTCGCAGACGACGAGGAGGTCGAGCCGGTCCAGCCCGGCGGTGACCGATCCGGCGTCGGGCGCGGAGACCACGGGGTTGGAGCCGTGCACGAGGAGGGCGCGGACCCCGCCGGGGCGGCCGAGGCAGGCGAGCATCTCCACCGCCGGGAGGCCAGGACCCGGCAGCGCGACCTCGGGCACGCCCCACACGGCGGCGACGTGGGCGCGGGCCTCGGGGTCCGTGATCTTGCGGTAGCCGGGGAGCTGGTCGGCCTTCTGGCCGTGCTCGCGCCCGCCCTGCCCGTTGCCCTGACCGGTGAGCGTGCCGTAGCCGCACCCGGCCGTGCCCGGCAGGCCGAGCAGGAGGGCGAGGTTGATCGCGGCGGTCGCGGTGGCGGTGCCGTCGACGTGCTGCTCGACGCCGCGGCCGGTCAGGACGTACGCGCCGCCACGCCCCTCGCGGGCGTCGCGGGCGCCGGCCGCGAGGAGGTGGGCGACCTCCCGCACCCAGGGCGCCGGCACCCCGGTGACCGCCTGGACCCGTTGCGGCCACCAGGGGGCCAGGGAGCGCACGAGCGCGTCGCGGCCGGTGGTGCGGTCGCGGAGGTACCGCTCGTCGGCGAGACCCTCCTGGACGACGACGTGCGCCAGGCCGAGCAGGAGCGCGAGGTCGGTGCCCGGCGCGGGCTGGAGGTGCACGCCCGCGCCGGCACCGGTGAGGTCGGCGGTGGCCGAGCGGCGCGGGTCCACGACGACGAGGCCGCCGCGGGAGCGCGCACCGGCCAGGTGCCGGACGAACGGGGGCATCGTCTCGGCGACGTTGCTGCCGAGCAGGAGCACCACCGAGGCGTCGGCGAGGTCGGTGACGGGGAAGGGCAGGCCCCGGTCCAGGCCGAAGGCCCGGTTGGCGGCCGCCGCGGCCGAGGACATGCAGAACCGGCCGTTGTAGTCGATGCGGGAGGTGCCCAGGCCGACGCGGGCGAACTTCCCCAGCTGGTAGGCCTTCTCGTTCGTCAGCCCGCCGCTGCCGAAGACGCCCACCGCGTCGGCGCCGTACCGGGCCTGGGTGTCACGGATCCCGCCGACCACCCGGTCCAGCGCCTCCTCCCACCCCGCGGCGTGCAGCACGCCGTCCCTGCCGCGCACGAGCGGGGTGGTGAGCCGCTCGGGGGAGGTGAGCAGCGCCGTCGACGTCCAGCCCTTGCGGCACAGGCCCCCGCCGTTGGTCGGGAACTCCCGGCCGGTGGCCGTGAGGACGGTCGGCGCGCTCGCCCCGTGGCGCGGGCTCGGGGCCGGGACGTCGACGGACGCGGGAGCCAGCGTCATGGCGCACTGCAGGGCGCAGTACGGGCAGTGCGTGGCGGTGCCCACGCTCACACCCCGGCCCGGGCGAAGGCGGAGGTGGGGCGGAGGTAGACGAGCCAGGTCACGGCGAGCATGAGGACGTAGGCGACGACGAAGCCGTAGAACGCGGCGTGGTAGGCGCCGGTGACGGCGGCGGAGGCCGACAGCACCTGCGGGATGACGAACCCGCCGTAGGCGCCGATGGCGGAGACCAGGCCGAGCGCGGCCGAGGCCTTGCGCTCGCTGCCCACGGCCGGGCGAGGGGCCACGGCGTCGCGCCCCGCGTGGTCGGTCGCGACGGCGTCCGCCGTGCTCTCCGCCGACGCGACGGCGTCGGCCTCCCGGCGGCCTCGCACGGCGAAGATCGTGGGGATCATCTTGTAGGTCGCCCCGTTGCCGAACCCGCTCGCGGTGAACAGCACGAGGAAGAGGGCGAGGAAGAGCCAGAAGTTCGCGAGCGGGAGGGTGAGTACCACCGTCAGCGCGACCACCGCCATGACGGCGAAGGCCAGGACGGTCATCCGGGCCCCGCCGAACCGGTCGGCGAGCCGCCCGCCGAAGGGGCGGGTGAGGGACCCGACGAGCGGGCCGAGGAACGCCAGGGACAGGGCGGCGCCGCCGACGGCGAAGGAGGAGAACTCGGGGAAGACGTCGTTGATGAGCTTGGGGAAGACCCCGGAGAAGCCGATGAACGAGCCGAAGGTGCCGATGTAGAGGAACGCCATCACCCACAGGTGCGGCTCGCGCAGTGCGGCCAGCGAGCCGGCGACGTCACCCCGGGCGTGGGAGAGGTTGTGCATGTGCCGGCGCGCGCCCCAGGCGGCGAGCAGGATGAACGGCACCCAGACGAGGCCCGCGAGCGGCAGGTTCAGCGTCGCCGCCGCGCCGACGGAGATGACGACGGGGACCACCAGCTGGGCGACGGCGGCGCCGAGGTTGCCCCCGGCGGCGTTGAGGCCCAGGGCCCAGCCCTTCTCCCGCGCCGGGTAGAAGTACGTGATGTTGGCCATCGAGCTGGCGAAGTTGCCACCGCCGAAGCCGGCCAGGCCGGCCAGGAGGAGGAGCGTGGCGAAGGACGTACCCGGGTCGGACACCGCGACGGCCAGTCCCACGGTCGGCACGAGCAGGAGCAGCGCCGAGACGACCGTCCAGTTGCGCCCGCCCACGAGGGGGACCATGAACGTGTAGGGGATCCGCAGGGTGGCCCCGACCAGGCTCGGCATGGAGATGAGCCAGAACACCTGCGCGGTGGTGAGGTCGAACCCGACGGCCGGCAGCTGGACGGCCACGATCGACCACAGCTGCCACACGACGAAGCCGAGGAACTCGCAGAAGATCGACCAGCGCAGGTTCGTCCCGGCGATCGACCGGCCGGTGGAGGCCCAGAAGCCCTCGTCCTCGGGGTCCCAGCCGTCGAGCCAGCGGCCCGGGCGCTCGCGCAGCCCGGACGGTGCGGACGACGGAGGTGCCCCGGCGGGTGCGGACGACGGAGGTGCCCCGGCGGGTGCGGACGACGGAGGTGCCCCGGCGGGGCGGGCTGCGGTGGTGCGGTCCAGGGTCACGGCTGACCTCCAGGGTCGGTCGGAGCGGGGGTTGATCCGGTGCTTCCCACGCTAGGGAGGCGGTGTTTCGGTCCGGGCGACGGGCTGTGAAGACTGGGAAACCTTCCTCTCACCCCCGCCGCGACGGGTGGTGAGGTCACACCTCCAGCCGGTACCCGCGCTTGACCACCGTGGCCACGAGGCGGGGGTCCGGCAGGGACTGCCGCAGCCGGGTCATCGCCATGTCGAGGGCGTGCTCGTTCGCGGCCTCGGGCAGGTGGGCGATGAGCTGGGGACGGCTGAGGATGCCGCCGCGGGCGGCGGCGAGGGCCCGGAAGATCGCCAGGGGCGCGGGGGAGAGGGTTCCCACCGCCCCGCCCAGCACCACCGACCGGCCGCGCAGCTGCACCGGGCCGAGCCGGGTGGGGATCTCCTCGACGCGGCGCTCGAGGTGCTCGCACACGAGCCGGATGAGGGCGCCCATGCGGTAGCGCTCGGGGACGACCGGCCGGGCCCCGGCGGCGACGAGCGGCCCCGCGGTGACCGGGCCCACGGCCGCCGCCAGGACCTCGCCGCCGAGGGCCGAGCGCACCTGGTCGGTGAGCCCGGCGTGGGCGGCGGCGGAGAGGAAGGCGTCGACCGCGGGGGCGGAGGTGAACGTGACGGCGTCGACGGCGGCGGTGGCCACGGCCTCGACGAGCCGTGGCAGCCGGTCGACGCCGTCGGGGCGGACCCACCGGTAGGGCTCGACGGTCAGCACCGTGGCGCCGGCGTCGCGGAGGCGGTCGAGCTGGTGGCCGTCGGTGTAGCCGTGCAGCTGCACGGCCACCGTGCGGCCGGCCACCCCCTCGGCGAGGAGCATGTCCACCACCGAGGAGGTGCGCTCGTCGTCGGCGATCCCGGTGTCGTCGAGGCCGGCCGCCCGGACCGCGCCACGGGCCTTGGGACCGCGGACGAAGATGCGCGAGCCCGCCAGGACGTCCATGAGCTCCTCGCCGAGACCGGCCGCGTCGGCGCCCTCGGTCCACCGCCGCATCCCGTAGGCGGTGGTCACGACGGTGACGTCCGGCCGGGCCGCGAGGATGGCGCCGGTGTCCGCGATGAGCTCGCGGTCCTCGGCCACCGGGGCGATCCGCAGCGCGGGGGCGTGCAGCACCTGTGCCCCGCGGCGCTCCAGGGCGGTGATGAGGTCCTGCGCGCGGCGGTCGGACGTCACCGCGATGCGGAAGCCCGCGAGCTGGTCGGCCGCGAACGCGACCGGCTCGGGTGTCGTGGTGGTCCCCGCCGCGGGCGGGCTGACCGCGCCGGCCGTCACGCTCCCGCCCCCGCCAGGACGCCGACCGCGCTTGCGATCTCCGCCGGGCAGTCCCGGCCGAGCCGGACCACCTCGCCGATGACGACGACGGCGGGGTTGGCGCAGCCGGCGAGGGTCCCCCGGGCGGCGGCCGCCCCGAGCGTGGAGTACGTCGTCGTCTGGTCGATGCGATACCCGCGCTCGACGACGGCGACCGGCGTGGACGCCGCGAGCCCGGCCCGGCGCAGCCCGGCGAGAAGGTGGTGGAGCGTGCCCACCCCCATGAGCACGACGATCGTGCCGCCGAGACCGGCCAGGTGCTCGTGCTCGGCGTCGCTGAGCGGGGCGTGCCCGGAGACGACCGTGAACAGGTGGCTGACCTCGCGGTGCGTGACGGGGATGTCCGCGGCCGCCGGCACGGACACCGCGCTGGTGACGCCGGGGACCACGCTGACCGGGATGCCCGCCGCCAGCGCCGCCCCGAGCTCCTCCCGGCCCCGGCCGAAGACGTAGGGGTCGCCACCCTTGAGGCGGACGACGGTCCGGCCCGCACGGGCGTGGTCGACCATGAGCGCCTCGATCTGGTCCTGCGGGACGGCGTGGCGGCCGGGCCGCTTGCCGACGTCGACCAGCTCGGCGCCGTGGGTGAGCGCGGCGAGGTTCTGCCACGGCGCGAGCCGGTCGTACAGGACGACGTCGGCCTCCCGCAGCGCCCGCCGGGCGGCCACGGTGAGGAGCTCCTCGACGCCGGGGCCGCCGCCCACCAGGACGATCTGGCCGCCCGGCGCCGCCGCCGGCTCGGCGACGACGAGGGCCCGGCCCCGCAGGCGCTCCAGCACCGGGGCCCAGTCCTGGCCGTCGGCGACCGCGGCGACGAGGTCGACCCCCAGGTCGAACCCGGCCACCTCCGTGCCGGCCACGCCGGTCAGCTCGGAAGGCGCGGTGACGGTGCGCACGGCCGCGCCGGCGTGGGCGTAGCGCCGCACGGCCCGCCGGGCCGCGTGCGCGGCGCCGAGGACGAGGACGGTGCGGCCGGTGAGGTCGGCGTCGAGGATCATGCGCGGGCCTCCGCGGTCCGGACGGGGATCGACGCGCCGGCGACGAGGACCGGGGCGGGGCCGGCGGCGTCGGCGGCGGTGACGCCGTCGGCGAGGACGCCCGCGCGCTCGGCCGCGGTGGCCGGCCGCCGCTGGCCGCGGTCGAGGACGTAGGCGGGGTTCGCGTCGGGCTCGGCGGGGGCGTTGACGAAGGAGCGGAACCGGCGCAGCCGGTCCGGGTCCTGCAGGGTGGCGGCCCACTCGTCGGCGTAGGTGTCCACGTGTCTGGCCATGGCGGCCTCGAGGTCCGCGCCGATGCCGAGGGAGTCCTCGACGACGACCCGGTGGACGTGGTCCACGCCGCCGTCGAGCTCCTCCATCCACCGCGCGGTGCGCTGGAGCCGGTCGGCGGTGCGGACGTAGTACATGAGGTAGCGGTCGATGTAGCGGATGAGGGTCTCGTCGTCGAGGTCCTTCGCGAGGAGCTGGGCGTGCGCGGGGGTGGCCCCGCCGTTGCCGCCGACGTAGAGGTTCCAGCCGTCGGCGGTGGCGATGACGCCGACGTCCTTGCCGCGGGCCTCGGCGCACTCGCGGGCGCACCCGGAGACGCCCATCTTCAGCTTGTGCGGCGAGCGCAGGCCGCGGTAGCGCAGCTCGAGCCGGATGGCCATGGCCACGGAGTCCTGGACGCCGAACCGGCACCACGTGGACCCCACGCAGGACTTGACGTTGCGCAGCGCCTTGCCGTAGGCGTGCCCGGACTCGAAGCCGGCCTCGACGAGCTCCTTCCAGATGTCGGGGAGCTGTTCGAGCCGGGCGCCGAACATGTCGATCCGCAGGGCGCCGGTGATCTTGGTGTAGAGCCCGTACCGCTCGGCCACCCGGGCGATCACCGCGAGCCTGGCCGGGGTGATCTCCCCGCCGGGGATGCGCGGCACCACCGAGTAGGTGCCGTCCTTCTGCATGTTCGCCAGGGCGCGGTCGTTGGTGTCCTGCAGGGCGCCGCGGCCGCCGTCGAGCACGTACTCCCCGGCGGTGGAGGCCAGGATGGAGGCGACGGCGGGCTTGCAGACGTCGCAGCCACGCCCGCCGCCGAAGCGGTCGAGGATCTCCTCGAACGAGGTGAGCTCGAGCGCCCGGACGGCCTCGAACAGCTCGGGCCGGGAGAGCTCGAAGTGCTCGCACATGGCTGTGGAGACCGCGACGCCGGCCTTCGTGAGCTCGCCGTCGAGGGTCTTCTTGAGCATCGGCACGCAGGAGCCGCACTGCGTGCCGGCACGGGTGCACGCCTTGAGGGCGGCGATGTCCCGGCACGGGTCGGCGCCACCGTCGCCGCGCACCGCCGCGCGGACGGTGCCGACGGCGACGTTGTTGCAGGAGCACAGGATCGCGTCGTCGGGCAGCTCGGTCTGGGGTGCCTCCCCGCCGCCGGCGGAGAGGAACGCACCGGGCTCGGCGCCGAGCTCGCGGCCGAGCATGGGCCGCAGCGC
Coding sequences within it:
- a CDS encoding molybdopterin oxidoreductase family protein → MTLAPASVDVPAPSPRHGASAPTVLTATGREFPTNGGGLCRKGWTSTALLTSPERLTTPLVRGRDGVLHAAGWEEALDRVVGGIRDTQARYGADAVGVFGSGGLTNEKAYQLGKFARVGLGTSRIDYNGRFCMSSAAAAANRAFGLDRGLPFPVTDLADASVVLLLGSNVAETMPPFVRHLAGARSRGGLVVVDPRRSATADLTGAGAGVHLQPAPGTDLALLLGLAHVVVQEGLADERYLRDRTTGRDALVRSLAPWWPQRVQAVTGVPAPWVREVAHLLAAGARDAREGRGGAYVLTGRGVEQHVDGTATATAAINLALLLGLPGTAGCGYGTLTGQGNGQGGREHGQKADQLPGYRKITDPEARAHVAAVWGVPEVALPGPGLPAVEMLACLGRPGGVRALLVHGSNPVVSAPDAGSVTAGLDRLDLLVVCDLFLSETAARADVVLPVAQWAEEDGTMTNLEGRVLRRRRAQPPPVGVRDELGLLADLARRLGSPATFSADPAEVFAELARASAGGPADYSGLDHALLDTGVAAYWPFPAGSAGTPRLFRDGFAHPDGRARLVPVSPAPATTGRLTLVTGRLLEHYQSGAQTRRVPELAAAQPEPLLELHPDTAARLGVRDGQRVAVDGAGGTVTSRARLTTGIRADTVFLPFHYPGAGSANLLTRDRTDPVSGMPEFKSTPVTVRALEAEPA
- a CDS encoding uroporphyrinogen-III synthase encodes the protein MTAGAVSPPAAGTTTTPEPVAFAADQLAGFRIAVTSDRRAQDLITALERRGAQVLHAPALRIAPVAEDRELIADTGAILAARPDVTVVTTAYGMRRWTEGADAAGLGEELMDVLAGSRIFVRGPKARGAVRAAGLDDTGIADDERTSSVVDMLLAEGVAGRTVAVQLHGYTDGHQLDRLRDAGATVLTVEPYRWVRPDGVDRLPRLVEAVATAAVDAVTFTSAPAVDAFLSAAAHAGLTDQVRSALGGEVLAAAVGPVTAGPLVAAGARPVVPERYRMGALIRLVCEHLERRVEEIPTRLGPVQLRGRSVVLGGAVGTLSPAPLAIFRALAAARGGILSRPQLIAHLPEAANEHALDMAMTRLRQSLPDPRLVATVVKRGYRLEV
- a CDS encoding MFS transporter, whose protein sequence is MRERPGRWLDGWDPEDEGFWASTGRSIAGTNLRWSIFCEFLGFVVWQLWSIVAVQLPAVGFDLTTAQVFWLISMPSLVGATLRIPYTFMVPLVGGRNWTVVSALLLLVPTVGLAVAVSDPGTSFATLLLLAGLAGFGGGNFASSMANITYFYPAREKGWALGLNAAGGNLGAAVAQLVVPVVISVGAAATLNLPLAGLVWVPFILLAAWGARRHMHNLSHARGDVAGSLAALREPHLWVMAFLYIGTFGSFIGFSGVFPKLINDVFPEFSSFAVGGAALSLAFLGPLVGSLTRPFGGRLADRFGGARMTVLAFAVMAVVALTVVLTLPLANFWLFLALFLVLFTASGFGNGATYKMIPTIFAVRGRREADAVASAESTADAVATDHAGRDAVAPRPAVGSERKASAALGLVSAIGAYGGFVIPQVLSASAAVTGAYHAAFYGFVVAYVLMLAVTWLVYLRPTSAFARAGV
- the cobA gene encoding uroporphyrinogen-III C-methyltransferase, yielding MILDADLTGRTVLVLGAAHAARRAVRRYAHAGAAVRTVTAPSELTGVAGTEVAGFDLGVDLVAAVADGQDWAPVLERLRGRALVVAEPAAAPGGQIVLVGGGPGVEELLTVAARRALREADVVLYDRLAPWQNLAALTHGAELVDVGKRPGRHAVPQDQIEALMVDHARAGRTVVRLKGGDPYVFGRGREELGAALAAGIPVSVVPGVTSAVSVPAAADIPVTHREVSHLFTVVSGHAPLSDAEHEHLAGLGGTIVVLMGVGTLHHLLAGLRRAGLAASTPVAVVERGYRIDQTTTYSTLGAAAARGTLAGCANPAVVVIGEVVRLGRDCPAEIASAVGVLAGAGA
- the nirB gene encoding nitrite reductase large subunit NirB, whose translation is MTAEHHVVVVGGGPAAHRVTEALRARGRAGTRVTVLAEEAHRPYDRVALSRALTGDVDLTFDPAVWDDPAVELRTGEPVTEIDVARRVVRTPTAELAYDDLVLATGSDAARLRIPGAEATHVYRTLEDVATLRREVTRLAADLGRRPRAVVVGGGLLGLEAAGGVQELGADATVVNVAGWLMNAQLDEGAGQALGRLITATGIDVRCGVMPVGVALDDDGAVTALELQDAEALPADLVIVAIGVRPRDELARAAGLELGPRGGAVIDERCATSVPGVWAIGEVAAFEGRCVGLVAPANTMAEVCAENLHGGAATFPGFDTATKLKLSGVDVASFGDAFAATEGALEVVYADPARGMYQKLVVTDDATTLLGGIFVGDASPYTALRPMLGRELGAEPGAFLSAGGGEAPQTELPDDAILCSCNNVAVGTVRAAVRGDGGADPCRDIAALKACTRAGTQCGSCVPMLKKTLDGELTKAGVAVSTAMCEHFELSRPELFEAVRALELTSFEEILDRFGGGRGCDVCKPAVASILASTAGEYVLDGGRGALQDTNDRALANMQKDGTYSVVPRIPGGEITPARLAVIARVAERYGLYTKITGALRIDMFGARLEQLPDIWKELVEAGFESGHAYGKALRNVKSCVGSTWCRFGVQDSVAMAIRLELRYRGLRSPHKLKMGVSGCARECAEARGKDVGVIATADGWNLYVGGNGGATPAHAQLLAKDLDDETLIRYIDRYLMYYVRTADRLQRTARWMEELDGGVDHVHRVVVEDSLGIGADLEAAMARHVDTYADEWAATLQDPDRLRRFRSFVNAPAEPDANPAYVLDRGQRRPATAAERAGVLADGVTAADAAGPAPVLVAGASIPVRTAEARA